The sequence below is a genomic window from bacterium.
CCGTCAAGTCAATCCGATACCGCTTCTTCGACATACGGGCCCCATGAATCGGCCCGCGACACGGCGAGAACCGATTGGCTGCGGGGGACGCAGTGCTTAGCATGACAACACTTCCGCCTTTGGTCGATACAAGGGACTAGCGTCTGCTCTTGGTCCCAGGTCTGGTTCGCGGCCGACGACTAGCCTCGACCGTATCGCTCGAAGTAGTCGGCCATGGTGATGCGAAGGGTCTCGCGCAGGGACGTCTTGGCGTGCCAGCCAAGACGGGATTCCGCCTTCGAAATGTCTGGCACGCGTCGATCGCAATCCTCGTAACCGTCGCCGTAGAACTTCTCGCCCGTGATGTCCTCGATGGGATGGGATAGGAATGACTCCTTGCCGGTGATCTCGGCGGCGAGCTCGCGCATCAGGTGGGCCAGGCCTTTCATCGTCACCTCGCCACCGCGGTTGCCGACGTTGAAAACCTGGTCCCGGGATTTCGCCGGCAGCTCCAGCATCTTCTGGAGCGCGTCGATGGAGTCATCGATGTAGGTGATGGTGCGCTGGGCATCGCCCCCGTCGACGAGCTGCATCGGCTTGCCGTCGAGGAGAGCAGTCATGAAGCAGGCCAGCACCCTGGGTATGCCCTCGCCGTCGCGTCCCGGGATGAAATCCATGCGGGGCCCGAACCAGTTATAGGGACGGATGATCGTGAAGGGCATCCCGCTCTCGACGTTGTGGGCGAAGATGTAGCGCTCGAAGAGCTGTTTCGCGGTGGCATAGCTCCAACGGTGGTTCTTGGTGGGGCCCATGATGAGAGGAGTCTCGTCTTCCCGCTGCTCGTAGAGGTTCGGATCATCGTAGTCATCGGCGGGCACGTAGCTCGAGAGCGTTCGCCCGTAGACTTCGCACGTGGATGTGTGCATCAGCCAGCTCTTGTGCTTCGCGCACAGATCGATCAATGCGTAGGCGTCGATGAAGTTCGAATGGATGGTCTTCACCGGGCTCGAAACGTATTGGGCCGGCGTGCAGATGGCGGCCAGGGAGATCACGGCTTCGGCGTCGGCGATGTATGGCTCGATCTCCTCGAACGTCGTGTCCGCGTTGATGTATCTCTGGTGGAAGCTCAGGTTCGGGTTATCCCTGTGCTGGGCGATCTTGTCGAAAGAAATGTCCCAGCCCTCGATGTGGTATTCGCCGGATGCGAGTAGCCGATCGGTCAGGTGACTCCCGACGAAGCCGCCGCAGCCGAGAATGATCAGTTTCTTCATTGTGATTCCTTTCGTGAGAACGCAAGCAGTGTTTGACCGTGAGTGGCCCGTGAAAGCGGTGCGTGTCACCGGAATCGTGGATTTCGGAAGCGCTGCAGGGGGCTCTGGGGCTTCCCTTGGGCCGGGTCTGGACATTCTGCCTCGGTGAGCCCCCTCCCCGCCCCGCCCCGCTGCCCGGGAGCCGCCATGGCACCTTCGGCCGCCCGAACATGTCCTCTCGACTCGTCCAGAGGCCAGTACACTTGCAGCGGAAGCGGAGTGACACGATAGTTGCCGGTCGGTTGCCACCGCGTGTGGCCCCACGGCGATTCAATCCCCATTCGCCCTCAATGTCGGACTCCGGGGCTCCGCTGAACTCACAGGTGGCATCGATGAGCAACAAGGTTTCCAGGGTCGTTTG
It includes:
- a CDS encoding NAD-dependent epimerase/dehydratase family protein; the protein is MKKLIILGCGGFVGSHLTDRLLASGEYHIEGWDISFDKIAQHRDNPNLSFHQRYINADTTFEEIEPYIADAEAVISLAAICTPAQYVSSPVKTIHSNFIDAYALIDLCAKHKSWLMHTSTCEVYGRTLSSYVPADDYDDPNLYEQREDETPLIMGPTKNHRWSYATAKQLFERYIFAHNVESGMPFTIIRPYNWFGPRMDFIPGRDGEGIPRVLACFMTALLDGKPMQLVDGGDAQRTITYIDDSIDALQKMLELPAKSRDQVFNVGNRGGEVTMKGLAHLMRELAAEITGKESFLSHPIEDITGEKFYGDGYEDCDRRVPDISKAESRLGWHAKTSLRETLRITMADYFERYGRG